The Nicotiana tabacum cultivar K326 chromosome 5, ASM71507v2, whole genome shotgun sequence sequence ATACATATAAATAGTTTTGAgaacgtttttttttttttaatttttatttctatGATCTAACACTGTACCTTTAAATCTATTGCGTTAGTTCTGCCTTGCTTGGTCCATCTCCTATATATGATATATTGAAGGTTCTCTATGTAGCATGTCAGATTTTGTTTTGCAAAAAGTGTCCATATATGAAAAAAATAGACAAATCATTGACATGGCGCCAAAATTTGGCAGATTTTGCATGGCGTCCATTAATGGCCATACAAGCATATTGTACATGGCACAAGTGCAGGATTAAAGTTGCAAGCACCATCAGCGTCGTACATTGTGCTACAGCCTACAAGAGCTGACAACACGAAGACCAAAAGGATGTGGTGAAGCGAATGAAACTGTTTTTCTCTTAACTAGAGGTCTCGAGTTCAAGTCTGTTTGGGTATGAAATATTTTTTGGTAAGGAGCGTTTCCCCCGAATGGGGCCCTACTTTGTGAATCCGAATATAATCGGACCCCAATACGGATATCGGACACTGaatgaaaaccaaaaaaaatacaaCACTAAGATGATAAAAGAAAGACAGCGGAAAGGTAAACATCTTTACTGGGGATTGATTGTGaatgcttttatttattttgatttcttttctttttctttttctttttaaattatcAGCTCATAATATGCCAAAACAAATTTATACATACTAGTTTTAGTATACATGCGTTGCACGTGAATTTTGCGTTTATCAATAAAAGTGCATAGAAtacttaataaaaaataaattttgaatataGACTTGAATTCATAATAAGTACTAATTTTTTTCACCTTATAATAAGGATTGAACATTTAGGaaaatttattaatttattcATCAACGTTACAACATGTTGCAATTAGCTCACATGAGTTTGACAACATACCCCATTGTTCTTCAAAGTTTGCCCAATATTTAAGTGCAGTTTATTTACAAATTTTCTTATAATACCaaacaaaaatttatttacagATTTACATATTACTATCAAATACagattcaaaagaaaaaattgaactAAAAATAAGGATTGAGCATATTAGAAAATTTTATTTCCTAACGCCACGGTATATGCAAATTTTTTATATGGGTAGTTTATCTGCAGCTATCTAATTTTCAATAAATGGGATATAACTTTCAAAACATAATATTGTAAATTGTTTTCGTGTGCAAGGTAATTGTATTAATTAGCAAAATTTTACCTTAAGTGAGACAGAAAAATCTTGCACCACACCTTAAAATTAATATTTCGTGAAATTTTTATGATGACGAATGGGAAATAGTCCAAACGagaataattatttttcatgAGATAATGAAAATTGTTTATCTAAACGGATGAAATAGTCAAAAATTTGGCTAGATGCAAGGACGTCAATTGCCTATCCCTATTTATTAATTAATACAATtattaatgtgatgacccaaaaggtcatcacttgttttaaaagtaaattctacGTTCCggggccttaaaaacctctttcggcatcacctcgatttgtgtgcgtagtCCAGAAGCGTAGCCGGAAAGTCATTacgtgaaaatctgtgaaaaatgatgaattttgcctttaaaatgagtttaagttgacttcggtcaacattttgggtaaacggacccggacccgtgacttgacggtcccggagggtccgtaggaaaatatgggacttgggcgtatgcccagaatcgaattccgaggtcccaagcccgagaaatgaatttttgaaaaaaattgtttattaattatgaagtaaagaaaagaatttatgtttgaaaccattggtatcgggctcgtatgttggttccggagcctgatACAGGTCTTATATTGATTTGAGTCaaacctgtgaaatttggtaagaaacgaacttGAAATGATATAAATCGaaccttatttgagaaaattgggaaatttgatgttcttaagaaatttcatgattttgatgctaaattcatagaagttgatgttattttagtgattgaATGCATgacgagtccgtatgatgtttttaggttggtgtgcatgtttggttgggagccccgatggctcgggtgtggtttggataggccacagggtggattttggacttggaaagttGCAGATTTCAGTTGTTGCATTGCAGGCCTACAGgctttgcgaagcctggctcgcaaatgcgagttcgcaaatacgaagtctatgtcgcaaatgcgaaaatagcCCAGGCCAGtcttcctcgcaattgcgaggaatttatcgcaaatgtgatgttCCCCTTTCTGGtcagtcgtcgcaaatgcgacatgtgGTTCGCAAAcgcgacttcgcaaatgcgatggtcgccTTGAAATGCGAGCTTAACAGAAgattgggttcgcaattgcaaaccctggtcgtaattgcgaaccctagtcgcaattgcgacatctgcaacctgcaattttataacttagccgaaaatcttccatttttcatactctttcaaaactaaaacactcttgggcgatttttcaaaggcaactcttcttccaaatcgattgtaaatcaattttaactcattttcttcgatcattaacatcttttcacatgatttcaactcaaaaatcaatgattttcatgaaggaaattgggtgttttgggtagaacctaggttttttaaaaattggggatttggacctcgatttgaggtccgatttcaaaacaaattatatatttgggttcgtggaggaatgggtaatcgggttttggttcgaacctcgggttttgaccatgtgggcccgggacgattttttgaccttttgggtaaaactttagaaaactcattttcatgcattagaattgatccatttagcatttattgatgtaattaagtaacttgtggctagatacaagcgaattggtggtggaatcaagaggtaaagtgatagtagagacttgaattgtgttcgtgacatcgaggtaagtatttggtctaaccttagcttgagggattaggagtcgagtcctatttgctatgtggtatttgtcgagtacgatgtataggcatggtgacgagtatctatacattggtgtcaagcatgcccgtgagtcttatattgtggttATTATGACTTTGTTGTATAATTCATGCTTTGGTGATGATTTCCATTGTTGGGCAATATTTGTGGAAGTAGTTGTGACATTTGAATATTGAGGAGCGTtgactcaagttgtataatgaaatgggaaggtataagtggtaattgaaccttttagagcattgactcaagttgtgaagtgagttgagaagtaaaagtggaaaagagaagagaatcattatattatctcccttgcctggaatttgttgcttttaatgttatctccctagtcgggatgttgatgctttttatgatgttgttcccttgtcgaGACTTGattattgaactattgttcccttttcgggattcttattgtaatttcatttattcccttgtcctattgtttgtgattgttgtttgggcgaggaagagtgttaaaaaCACGAgggggtgatgccgtgtattgttttggtgagagagtgttaaaacacgaagggtgatgtcgtgtatgatttgtgaggaaagagtgtaaagcacgaagggtgataccgtgccgcacgatgtaccattctgtgccgattatattaattatatggtgaggacgagagtaaaagcacgaagggtgataccattcacattttcattacttgattgctttggtgaggacgtgagtaaaagcacgaagggtggtgccgtgcacttattgatttctgattctttgttgatatctgagatatgttgtttTTCAATCAcctattgtctttctattctaaattgatagttcccccGCAGCATATTATCCCTctcatacttgactgtatattaatGTTCTTCTTTTCCATtatatatagttgaattgcacaagtttatttggttgtctggtcctagcctcgtcactacttcgccgaggttaggctaggcacttaccagcacatggggtcggttgtgctgatactacactctacattgtgtgcagatcccggagcagcagctTTTGGACTGTAGATTGGGTGGTTGCCTTCAGTCCacgtggagatccaaggtagtcctgcaggcgtccgcaggccctggcgtctccctctatccctttactcttgtttcatttacttaattcagaaacagtgtatcttttatctttcagactttgtatgtagtattcttagatcgtctgtgaaaatgtgacaccagttttgggtgGTCGAGGAtatcaaacagttgtattagatataTATTTCAGATAGTTTACTGCATTTCTTTCGCTTATTATAATTTCCGTTGTCTACacgttattgctttataattattaaagaatataaattggtaaaaaggtaatttgttcaaacagtcggcttgcctagctcacattagtaggcgccatcacgacttccgagggtgggaaatccgggtcgtgacaattaataAGATCTTTAATTGAGAGTTAGAATGTCTAATCAATTTTTTGTTATAGAATGCAATTGCTCTAACAATCTCTGTAAAATTTATAAATACGTCACCATTTAACCTGATAATAGTATATGAGATGATAAATAAAAATCACAATTGACAAGTTTTTAATTCACAAATGTCTATCAAGAACAAACATATGTATGTTATTATATAACTTCAAGAAAAAATTAAGGGTTAGAAAATTTATCTCAAATCACGAGTaagtttacctccacaaatactGACATCATTAAAATTTTATGATAAGAATAATAAATGCTCGCTCTTTTATAAAAGTATTCTAACTCCTAATTctaaattattttagttttaaagTTATAGATTAATTGTTGAATCCTAAACCTATAGAATCTAATTCTTCTACTTTTTATTTTAAATCCAGCGACATTGTTATATTAATTATGAATTCtaaaccaaaaatgataatttgagttgaaagttttattttataaataattaattggtTAAAATTTAATAACAAACAAAAAACTCCTAAACCTAAAAGAAGCTGAAAGTGCTCCAAAGTTTCCTAACAGGAAAACTAATGTGAAGTACTGTAATAAGGAAAACTAACGTGTTAATTTTTTCCTTTTACAAATCTGGTATATTACCAACTTCTAATAAGGAAAATTTTAATAACtcaaattttagttaattttaacatcttaaatattaaaagaataattaaatgactattttatctagtatgaactttatttttgaaggataaaaaaggcgaacgatatttcgctaagggtcttcgtacttttaatatagtactagatTTAGTGTACGCGTGTACCCTATCTCTATgagtaattttaaaaaaagaagttatatgaGTATTATTTTGAATTTCTAACTCAATAAAGGAGAAAGTTCTGTCAAATAGAAGTCTTCAAACATAATTCAACATATTCCACCTtaaacttttttctttctttttgttcaaTTTCACAAGTTATCACACTTCCCTTTTAGTTTGAACAAGAACACAATCTTAGATATTTATGATTTTTATGGAAATATCTTTAAAAAGAAATTCTCAAATTCATTCTAGAAAGcagaaacattttttttttcggGGAAACAAAAAGCAGAAACATGGTTAATTATACTTTTATTTGGATTTTTCAAAGTTTATCGAGTAACACAAAATGAAAATTAAATCTTATGCCTTTTCAATTTATATCCCCTCAACTATTTCAGTATTATTCATATAGCGAGGTTTAGTTACTAAGATAAAATGATAAAAGAACTTATCATCTATATAACTTTGCGAAATGTCTGTGGGCAAAGAAAGCATTCctaaaacatgaaaatttaacaaGACAAACAAATTATTCAAACATAATTACTTCTCTGATTTAAtaatttatgaaaaattattgaattcacTGATTTTTAAAGTTCCCATCATATTTTGCATGTGGAATATGTATGCACAAGTTTTAtgctttaagaaaaaaaaaaagtagaagaGTTTCAGAATTCTTTTGTCGAAAAAAGATATTAAATATTCCTATCTCAAGGAAGGAGTTATAATTATGTTACATCATTTAGTTGTGGAAAGAACCAATATTTGTCAAGTTTTACTTAATTTTGACTTCCTAAAAATTAGGAATGTTTAAATAGTTTAACTAAGAAAAAAGTTAATACTCtaaattttagtaaattttattttaaaaaatataatatgagTGTTATATTTAAGGTAAACTTTATTTTTAAGTAGTAAAAAAGGTGATCAACATTTTACATAGAGATTTCGTGTTTTTACTGATTTATAATTGGATTAGAGTTGTTATTCCTTTTATGGTTCTACCTTATACCATATCGTTCTAAGCTCCTTCATAGTCAAATAATTGTTATTCCTTCTCACTTCCTCCGTTAACAAaatcttttaatataatattgatTTTAAGTTCCTCTTCAACTTTTTCTATTGCAAAAAGTAAATGATTAGTTAGAAACTTATGGTAATAAGGAAGAAAGCACATGAACTTACTATGAAGTAAGAAATGAATGACATTCTACTAAggtcttcgtacttttaatatagtattatatagATAGATAGGAGTTCTTATTCTCATCTTTGCTCTTCTTTTTCTAGTTTTGTTTTTAATCAGTGTGCAGGAACAAATTCCATAAAATTTAGAGAACTTACAATCAAACTATAAGATATAGAAGCAAAtcattcaaattacttaaaaCCTCGTCAGATGGTTGAAGGTTGAAATTAACAACTGTCTAGTCCTCTCTTCTTGACCACATCTACGTATAtcagaatgaaaaaaaaaaaaatgttcctCAAGAAATTTCCATTGCAATTCCCCAGATATACCGTGTCCCTTGGTATTTTGAATGTCAATAAGAAACCTCTAAGAACCGGAGTATGTATGAAGATAATGTAAGACTAGTTTATAAATGGAATAAGCAGTTCTGAGGGAAACTTACAATATGATAAATGAATAATAAATTACTTTGTGTTTCATGTTACACAAATCACAATAATCAAGTCTGGTCTGAATATGATAAGCTGTGTGCTGCAGCCACAAGAAGCTATAATACCAATTGATTGAAAGCCCCTATTGTAGTATATTCATGGTGGCTATCTTACATAACCAACTTCCTACAACAAAAATCGCCAATTCAACACTAATGATAGTTCACAATTGGAGCAACAGAATGCGGTGACAAACAATTATTTGGTAAAGTGATCTCAGTGGAGTGGTTTGAGGTGGAAAATTTGGCAGGCCGGTTTATAAGAATTCTTGCTTGCTTGTTCAAACTTCTTGATTGCAACTTCATTCTCTTCTAAGCTGGATTGAACAAAAAATCTAATCCACCAGGATGAGCTCCGCAATTTGGCCTAAACAGAGGAAGATAGGCAAGTTTCAACCTTCCGTAACAGAGAACACCTTCGAACAGCAGGCCAAGATAAAGCAACAAATGGCTAGCAATAACTAGATCGCAACAAGGGGATAGAATCTTTATTCTTtttatattacttttatttttcctaATAGATCAGAAGTACAGGTGCTTCAGTAAATCAAGTATCCTAAATGTAATTAGGTGACTAATTGTCAATGCTTAGGCGCAATTAGATTATACTATCGATCTTTATTTTGTTGAATCCACAAACTTTGGTTTTACAAAAGAGATGGCCAGGCTCGTACTCTTTCCAAACCCTTAAGAGTATCCCTGTACTTTATATGTAGCTTCTTTATTTCATCAACTTCTGATGCGGGACTTTGTTCGCATACCAACACTCTCTCTCTTGAACTAAGTTCTACATGGCCATCACGTTATCTGGAGATTAACTGTGTGCCACCTATCATCCCATTATTTATGGAGACCAAGCCCACATGCTTCTTTTGTATTTGTCTCCAAATTATGGGTAAAGAAGTAAACCAGCCCACATACGGGTAAAGGCAATACACGGACACGTTCCATGCCATCTCCATGCTTGTCCCGACGAACCATCGGCTCTTATATCAGTTGTTGGGCTAAACCAACCAAAAGGTACCCTTAACATGTACTAATAGTTATTCGCTTTTGGTCAGGCCTACACAACTTCCCCAAAGGGCCGAATGCCATTATAAGTATCGTTACACTTTACACgtatcttctttttcttatcaacATTCAATATGTTACTTTGTTTGGACATCCAACAATCAACATCAAGATTCACAACATCAAAAACAATTATAGGAATTTGGTTTAATAAAGCATATGGAATAAGAAGGATAGCTATGCCTTAAATAAAGATGGCTGTTGTTTAACAATCTTAAGCAAATAGATAAACATATGATCTTTTGACAATTAAGCACAAGCGAAGATCAGTGACTTACAGGGCGGCCGAATTTTGAGAGTTCTGCTACTTTAGCCCTTTGCTGACCTGGATAACCTAAAAATGCAACCCAATATTTTATCAAAATGTAAAATAGCTTATATTACGCTCAACTATCACTCTAAAAAGAAATACATCCTAACAGCAATTATTATGAAGACTGCCTTCCCTCGCATTTCAATGGCCCAATCAGATTCTATATGTGAAATGTATATTAGCTGAGCTATTCAAGGAAATAGAAAGGCCAAGACTATTCTTTAACTTTACCAGATAAAACAACTAAACCGTCAGCAGCCACCCTTGCCAATTCTGGAAGAGTCTTGTTGAGATATTTTGGAGACAAGTAATCCACTGCATCCGACACAATGACAAGAGAGAATGAGTTTGACCGGTAGGGAAGAGGAAACTTGATATCAGCTACTCGCACAATTCCTCTGTAAACAAGACTTCTGCAATTTCCATCAGTTTCATCTAGCTCATATGGTTCAACACCCCATGCTTCAGTACCCTCCTCTTTTAACAGTGTAGACACCATAGAACAAGCGTCAGGGCCTACATGTAATACTTTCTGCATGCTGTCGCCATATGCTTTCTTCAATGCAGGTAATGCTCTTTGAAGTTCTGATGTGCATGAAACACCACCTACAAaagttttatttataaaaaagaagttaaataACAAGATTACTGCAAGGTAAACCAAGAGCTGCAATTATTCCTTTGCTAGTACGCAAAAACAGTTCATAGGAAATATGAGGAATAGAAAAGCTAACAATAATGCTATTCCGAGCAGTGTATATAAATGAGTAATATAGAGCTTTTACAAACACCATAACCCAGATctctttgcaaaaaaaaaaaaaaaaaaaaaaaaaaaaaaaattattcaagataaaaataatatatggGATACTAATATCTCACAGAAAAAGGTATGCCTAATAGACAGAAGACAGAAGTAACAAGGTCTTGATAATACTGTAGCTATAGCCTTTCACTTGACCTCCCTTGATAGAAAGAAAATGCTCGAGTAATCATTTTGAGTAGTAATGCAAGATCTGATTCAGGTAGTGTAGCTAGTTACCTTCAAGTCTACTGAAAGCATCAGCAGCTCCACCTAGACAGACAATGAAAGAAGTTTTTTAGAAGGCACAAAAACAAGATACTGAGccagcaatcaacaacaacaacaacaacaacaacaacaacaaaaaacccagtatatttccacaagtggggtctggggagggtaatgtgtacgcagtcTAAGAAAATGATGATAGTAGGAAATCCCGCCAAAATTATGTGAATAGAAGAATAAATAGCAGAAGGAATAGTTGTGCAGCCAAGACATGATCCTAACATATAAGAGAAAACACTAACCTGAACCGTGATATAaataaccaataatcaacaatgcACCCTGAAAAGTCACAAAGTAATTAGATTAACAGATACTATTGCATTGGGATAATTTAAGATCCAATAATAATAGGATAAAAAACAGGACAATCTGATTTGGCAACATTTTCTCAAACTTTCAAAAAGAATAGCACCATAAAAGCAAAGGAGACTATGCAAAAACATGCCCAGAAATGGAATGATAGATATATCAGTAAGGGTAAAGGGACGATATTTTTATGCAGAATTAGATATCTATTGGTTTAGATATAATGCACCCTCCCATATACTGATGAGCACTGAGATTAAGGAAGGGGGATTGACAAATTTACggtatttgaatcatcaaaataacaataaaatgatTTTGTATTTCTTCATGATCTTGCGTTACATTAAAATAGGCAAGTGAAGCCATCATTTTCGGTGGCCTCTCGCCCTATCTGCTTAAGCTACTATAATTGGGGGATGAATTGATTGGATACCCAAAATGAAAAGTTTGTAAGTTCCGCACAGATCATGTAGCACTAATAATAATTGGGAAACATAAACAGATGGCAGGTGGTGAAGAAACGAAATTGGCATTTACCACAACTACAAGTCCTATAGACAATAAAGGAGATGGACGTGATTTCGGGTGAAAGGAGCCAACAAACGGAATGCTCCCAGCATCTCCAAGACGACGAAAGGTATTTGGCCTTCTTGCCATTTTTTATGGAGCTGCAATTACTGAAACATGTTCCACATTAGTTGCAGGTCAATAAGAGTATAATCACAAAAGTTTTGAACGCTATATAAAGAGcaacccggtgcactaagctcccgctatacgcggggtccgg is a genomic window containing:
- the LOC107787210 gene encoding putative pectin methylesterase CGR3, coding for MARRPNTFRRLGDAGSIPFVGSFHPKSRPSPLLSIGLVVVGALLIIGYLYHGSGGAADAFSRLEGGVSCTSELQRALPALKKAYGDSMQKVLHVGPDACSMVSTLLKEEGTEAWGVEPYELDETDGNCRSLVYRGIVRVADIKFPLPYRSNSFSLVIVSDAVDYLSPKYLNKTLPELARVAADGLVVLSGYPGQQRAKVAELSKFGRPAKLRSSSWWIRFFVQSSLEENEVAIKKFEQASKNSYKPACQIFHLKPLH